In Terriglobales bacterium, a genomic segment contains:
- a CDS encoding PilZ domain-containing protein translates to MPETKSKRTHERLPHLMPASVRWSNGGVHEEVWYTRDVSQNSVFLYTDVELKMGSTIEVAMPLPPEITGRDKQVVVRCKARIVRIQQREADKRVGIAAVYDDFEVVQHDPYAVAPPLE, encoded by the coding sequence ATGCCTGAGACGAAGAGCAAGCGCACCCACGAGAGACTTCCGCACCTGATGCCGGCTTCGGTCCGCTGGTCGAACGGCGGCGTCCACGAAGAAGTGTGGTACACCCGCGACGTCAGCCAGAACAGCGTCTTCCTCTATACCGACGTCGAGCTCAAGATGGGCTCCACCATCGAAGTCGCCATGCCCCTGCCCCCGGAGATCACCGGCAGAGACAAGCAGGTGGTGGTGCGCTGCAAGGCCAGGATCGTGCGCATCCAGCAGCGCGAGGCCGATAAGCGCGTGGGCATCGCCGCCGTCTACGACGACTTCGAGGTCGTCCAGCACGACCCGTACGCCGTCGCCCCGCCGCTGGAGTAA
- a CDS encoding ATPase, T2SS/T4P/T4SS family: protein MATLPASPSAAPAAAPAAAPAKPTTETGTLHFLQRIKLFSGLSVAECQEVVKRMKRRDYPPNTVIVREGAPGSSMFFITSGLVEVRKKDPNTNIDFLLTELGPGTNFGEMSLLTGKPRSATVTATQATTCAVLEQKDFQDLFMLYPKMGLALTAVLAERVEAASQQVGIEYMNLAKMNFDARVLALLPQTMMLQHRVIPVAFANNRLTLAMVNPNNIIALDDIRRIIKGVMIEPVVTTEEDFKKFMSTTYAQLMQKEEKPAAAAAGKAVTGTLDMAGKTSAEMIDLLQSEIIRDLQMTEDGGPTGAETKQELMSASEDAPIIRLANSILGLAIKKGASDIHVEPMETEVVVRFRIDGVLSVVQNLPKKVQLGLTSRLKIISKLDISEKRLPQDGRISVNMEGRPIDFRVSTIPSKWGEKVCMRILDKSNTTLGLDKLIAHQATLELVRELISQPYGIMYVTGPTGSGKTTTLYSALAELNEPGVNISTAEDPIEYDLSGINQVQAHKEIGLDFARILRSFLRQDPDIILVGETRDKETAHIAVEAALTGHLVFTTLHTNNAAGSFTRLGEMGVEPFLVSSSTIGVMAQRLARRLCQKCKEPIKADDTTCEFMGLEKGTTIYKGVGCGECNGKGVRGRVGIYEVLKMNPELRTMVAKGATTEEIHAAALRHGMLDLKKYSAWLLKEGLTTVEEILQVVSVQE, encoded by the coding sequence ATGGCCACACTCCCGGCAAGTCCATCCGCCGCTCCGGCTGCTGCGCCGGCCGCCGCGCCGGCCAAGCCCACGACCGAAACCGGAACGCTGCACTTCCTGCAGCGCATCAAGCTGTTCAGCGGCCTTTCGGTGGCCGAGTGCCAGGAAGTCGTCAAGCGCATGAAGCGCCGCGACTACCCGCCCAACACCGTCATCGTGCGCGAAGGCGCCCCCGGCAGCTCCATGTTCTTCATCACCTCCGGCCTGGTCGAGGTGCGCAAGAAGGACCCCAACACCAACATCGACTTCCTGCTCACGGAATTGGGCCCGGGGACGAACTTCGGCGAAATGTCGCTGTTGACCGGCAAGCCGCGCAGCGCCACCGTCACCGCCACCCAGGCCACGACCTGTGCGGTCCTTGAGCAGAAGGACTTCCAGGACCTGTTCATGCTGTATCCGAAGATGGGGCTGGCGCTCACCGCCGTGCTGGCCGAGCGCGTCGAGGCCGCTTCGCAGCAGGTGGGCATCGAGTACATGAACCTGGCCAAGATGAACTTCGACGCCCGGGTGCTCGCCCTGCTTCCGCAGACCATGATGCTGCAGCACCGCGTCATCCCCGTGGCCTTCGCCAACAACCGGCTGACGCTGGCCATGGTGAACCCCAACAACATCATCGCCCTCGACGACATCCGCCGCATCATCAAGGGCGTGATGATCGAGCCCGTGGTCACCACCGAGGAAGACTTCAAGAAGTTCATGAGCACCACCTACGCCCAGCTCATGCAGAAGGAGGAGAAGCCGGCGGCCGCCGCGGCCGGCAAGGCCGTCACCGGCACGCTCGACATGGCGGGCAAGACGTCGGCGGAAATGATCGACCTGTTGCAGTCGGAGATCATCCGCGATCTGCAGATGACCGAAGATGGCGGCCCCACCGGCGCCGAGACCAAGCAGGAGCTGATGTCGGCCTCGGAAGACGCGCCCATCATCCGCCTGGCCAACTCCATCCTGGGCCTGGCCATCAAGAAGGGGGCCAGCGACATCCACGTCGAGCCCATGGAGACCGAAGTGGTCGTGCGCTTCCGCATTGACGGCGTGCTCAGCGTGGTCCAGAACCTGCCCAAGAAGGTGCAGCTCGGCCTGACCTCGCGCCTGAAGATCATCTCCAAGCTGGATATCTCCGAGAAGCGCCTGCCGCAGGACGGCCGCATCAGCGTCAACATGGAAGGCCGGCCCATCGACTTCCGCGTCTCCACCATCCCGTCGAAGTGGGGCGAGAAGGTCTGCATGCGCATCCTCGACAAATCGAACACTACGCTCGGCCTCGATAAGCTCATCGCCCACCAGGCGACGCTCGAGCTGGTGCGCGAGCTCATCTCCCAGCCCTACGGCATCATGTACGTCACCGGGCCGACGGGCTCCGGCAAGACCACCACGCTCTATTCGGCGCTCGCCGAACTGAACGAACCGGGCGTCAACATCTCCACCGCCGAAGACCCCATCGAGTACGACCTGAGCGGCATCAACCAGGTACAGGCGCACAAGGAGATCGGGCTCGACTTCGCGCGCATCCTGCGGTCGTTCCTGCGCCAGGACCCGGACATCATCCTGGTGGGCGAGACCCGCGACAAGGAAACCGCGCACATCGCCGTCGAAGCCGCCCTCACCGGCCACCTGGTCTTCACCACGCTGCACACCAATAACGCCGCCGGCTCGTTTACGCGTCTGGGCGAAATGGGCGTCGAGCCCTTCCTGGTCTCGTCCTCCACCATCGGCGTGATGGCGCAGCGCCTGGCCCGCCGCCTCTGCCAGAAATGCAAGGAGCCCATCAAGGCCGACGACACCACCTGCGAATTTATGGGCCTGGAGAAAGGCACCACCATCTACAAGGGCGTGGGCTGCGGCGAGTGCAACGGCAAGGGCGTGCGCGGCCGCGTGGGCATCTACGAAGTCCTGAAGATGAACCCCGAACTGCGCACCATGGTCGCCAAGGGCGCAACCACGGAAGAGATCCACGCCGCCGCCCTCCGCCACGGCATGCTCGACCTGAAAAAGTACTCCGCCTGGCTGCTGAAGGAAGGATTGACCACGGTCGAGGAGATCCTGCAAGTGGTGAGCGTGCAGGAGTAG
- a CDS encoding DUF2905 domain-containing protein: MSAAGKLLILLGAVLVVLGLLLTLGGKLNLPLGRLPGDFVWRGKNSVFYFPLATSILLSVVLSLALYLIGRFGK, from the coding sequence GTGTCCGCCGCCGGCAAGCTCCTCATCCTCCTGGGCGCCGTTCTGGTCGTCCTCGGCCTGCTGCTGACCCTGGGCGGCAAGCTCAACCTGCCCCTGGGCCGCCTGCCCGGAGACTTCGTCTGGCGCGGAAAGAACAGCGTATTCTACTTTCCGCTGGCGACGTCGATCCTGCTGAGCGTGGTGCTGTCGCTGGCGTTGTACCTGATCGGGCGATTTGGAAAGTAA